ATTGCGGTAGAAACTGTTACTGAAGATTGTCACACATCATTGCGCTTGCATTCTTTGGGGTACGAAACGGTTTACTACGACAAGATTATGGTTGCGGGCTTAGCGCCAGAGAAGTTTTCGGCGTATGTTGGACAACAAGTACGTTGGGCGCGAGGAATGGCGCAGATCTTGCGAATTGAAAACCCGATGTTCAACCCAAAGTTGAAGCTAACGTTACCGCAACGAATTTGTTATTTTTCGGCAACATCGCACTTTTTCTACGGGTTTCCGCGATTGATGTATGCGATCGCGCCTACGCTATTTTTACTGTTCAGCATTAACCCAATTCGCGGTTTAGGTTTAGAAACCCTCGCGTACGCTTTACCCCATATCCTTTTAGCTTTAAACACGAACCACATAACTTATAAACACGTCCGCTTTTCATTCTGGAACGAAATTTTTGAGTTTGTCATGGCGTACCAAGCGGGAATTGTCACGTTTTTAGCACTACTTAACCCGAAACTTGGTTCTTTCAACGTTACGGATAAAGGGCAAACTGTCAATAAGCGCACTTTCGATTGGCAATCGGTTCGTCCATTGTTGATTGTGACTGCGCTAGTTGTGGCGTCGCTGCTGGCGGTTCCTTTCTGGTTGTTGCTGCGTCCAGAAGATAGCGAGGCGGTTTTAGTTAACGCGCTGTGGTGCGTTTTTAACTTGATATTATTAGTAGCTGCTTGCCTTGTTGCTTTTGAACAGCCGCAGTTACGTTCAGCACACCGCTTGCAGCGCCATCTTGGTGTGGTAATTTATAGCGCAAATCAAAGCGTTCCAGGAATTACAGTCAATGTTTCAGAAACTGGCGCGCTGATTGCACTCGATTCTTGGGCTAACTTACCTGATGAAGTTGAGGTCGAAATTATTGGCGATTACGGAGCGCGAGCATTTCTCAATGGTAGAATTGTCCGCTGGACGCCGATTAATGATACTCAAATTCATGTCGTCGTTGATTTCATCAATCCGACTCGCGCGCAGTTAGATAATTTAGTGTTAGTTCTCTACTCGGATGTGAAAGAGTGGTATGGGCAAAAGCGCGAAATTGTCGATCAGCCGTTTCAGTCATTTAAGTTTCTGGCTACAAGCTTGACACGCTCGTTTCGAGACTTTAAGCCAGAGCGTAGCGTTAAACAAGTACGCAAACGCGTTCAAACGACAGCACAAATTTACTGGGAAGGACAATTTTATTCGGGAGAAGCAACTGAAATCGGCGCGAGTAGTTTGAGGCTTGAGCTAGATCGCAATGCTACATCTTCTGGAAAGCAGCTACAAAAGCAGGACATTCTAAAAATGAAGCAAGAAAAGCCACTTGTGGGTTTACTTGTTGATAATCACAATAGTGCAAACCGTTTGTTAGCTCAAATTGCGCATGTAGAAATTTGTCCTAACGATAGCGAGTCTGACTCATCACTGACAATCGAGTTACAGT
This sequence is a window from Chroococcidiopsis sp. TS-821. Protein-coding genes within it:
- the bcsA gene encoding UDP-forming cellulose synthase catalytic subunit, encoding MALFSISLTNWLVEGLPQRFDRALEKLEIRHLKWLILPLLLLSVPLITTPLQVWQQGVVTVFLIAIGQIVVRAEQNNPSKSRSEYLHLFMVWLSLVTTLRYLYYRTSYTLNFNNWINGISCILLYGAELYAVFTLILAYFQTLKIKDRKPVDLKTIPQEQWFTVDIYIPTYNESIEIVRKTALGALATDYPADKKRVYILDDGRKFPERRAELRQMCDEIGCTLLTRENNDHAKAGNINTAFRRTQGDLVLILDCDHIPTRDILQNTVGFFYNPKVSLVQTPHWFYNPDPFERNLLTGGKVPVGNELFYKVLQKGNDFWNAAFFCGSAAVIRKEHVMQIGGIAVETVTEDCHTSLRLHSLGYETVYYDKIMVAGLAPEKFSAYVGQQVRWARGMAQILRIENPMFNPKLKLTLPQRICYFSATSHFFYGFPRLMYAIAPTLFLLFSINPIRGLGLETLAYALPHILLALNTNHITYKHVRFSFWNEIFEFVMAYQAGIVTFLALLNPKLGSFNVTDKGQTVNKRTFDWQSVRPLLIVTALVVASLLAVPFWLLLRPEDSEAVLVNALWCVFNLILLVAACLVAFEQPQLRSAHRLQRHLGVVIYSANQSVPGITVNVSETGALIALDSWANLPDEVEVEIIGDYGARAFLNGRIVRWTPINDTQIHVVVDFINPTRAQLDNLVLVLYSDVKEWYGQKREIVDQPFQSFKFLATSLTRSFRDFKPERSVKQVRKRVQTTAQIYWEGQFYSGEATEIGASSLRLELDRNATSSGKQLQKQDILKMKQEKPLVGLLVDNHNSANRLLAQIAHVEICPNDSESDSSLTIELQFPEQFKQKQGEKIKELLLTL